The proteins below are encoded in one region of Ferruginibacter lapsinanis:
- a CDS encoding porin family protein, with product MKKTIFVICTIVCSMYVHAQETQTAAEAKPTAKFGIKGGLNLTNLYVDNVKDENIKPGVNAGFYAKIPVTKNFSVQPEILYSMKGAQMNYNNLLGSGKYRFNLDYLEVPVAAVINVAKNFNIHAGPYAAFLLSAKVQDVDKNGNINGATELNKDNFESLDYGVFGGVAFDVGNVTIGGRYTYGLKEIGKAGLSGNLTENSKNSAISFYLGFGF from the coding sequence ATGAAAAAAACAATTTTTGTTATTTGTACTATCGTCTGTTCGATGTATGTACATGCTCAGGAAACACAAACTGCAGCAGAGGCTAAACCTACAGCAAAATTCGGCATAAAAGGAGGGCTTAATTTAACCAATTTGTATGTAGATAATGTAAAAGATGAAAACATTAAGCCTGGAGTTAATGCAGGGTTCTATGCAAAAATTCCCGTAACAAAGAACTTTTCTGTACAACCTGAAATACTATACAGTATGAAGGGTGCTCAAATGAATTATAATAATCTTTTGGGAAGCGGTAAGTACAGGTTCAACCTGGATTACCTTGAAGTGCCGGTAGCTGCTGTAATTAACGTGGCTAAAAACTTCAATATTCATGCTGGTCCGTATGCGGCATTTTTGTTATCCGCAAAAGTGCAGGACGTAGATAAGAATGGCAATATCAATGGCGCTACCGAACTGAATAAAGATAATTTCGAATCTTTAGATTATGGTGTTTTCGGTGGTGTTGCTTTCGATGTAGGAAATGTGACAATCGGTGGCAGGTATACTTATGGCTTGAAGGAAATAGGCAAGGCAGGCCTGTCGGGCAATCTTACAGAAAATTCTAAGAACAGTGCAATATCTTTTTACTTGGGTTTTGGATTTTAG
- a CDS encoding sigma-54-dependent transcriptional regulator, with protein sequence MEHILIIDDDVDMCKLLQRFLTKHGYEVECANSGKKGLEALEIKMPDIVLSDFRLQDTDGKTLLLKIKEKKSSIPVIIITGYSDVKMAVDVMKHGAYDYVTKPLFPEEILLTIKKALSSNTENASTAIGLKNDEHVGKQKNKNGKYIFSTSGVFGDILKQIKLVAPTNYSVIIYGESGSGKESVAQHIHEQSKRSNRPFIAIDCGAISKELAASELFGHEKGAFTGALNQKIGSLELANGGTVFLDEVSNLSYDVQVSLLRVVQERKMRRIGGNNEIELDIRIIVASNEMLYDATQKGKFREDLYHRFNEFSIMVPPLRKREKDIMVFADFFLQNANAELGKNITGFAEAVEELFKTYHWPGNLREMKNVIKRAALLTETDIIALPSLPFELVNHSKLLFDEGGPLNNHNGGESNTNRTNDQKRSQEVNGQSLKSVSIDAEYETILMALKQANYNKSKAAKILNIDRKTLYNKMRQYKEFNEE encoded by the coding sequence ATGGAGCATATTTTAATTATTGATGATGATGTTGATATGTGCAAATTGTTGCAGCGCTTTCTTACTAAACATGGTTATGAGGTGGAGTGTGCCAATAGTGGTAAAAAAGGGTTGGAGGCATTGGAAATTAAAATGCCTGATATTGTTCTCTCTGACTTCAGATTACAGGACACCGACGGAAAAACTTTGTTGCTGAAAATAAAGGAAAAGAAGTCTTCTATACCTGTGATAATAATCACAGGATATAGCGATGTAAAGATGGCTGTAGATGTAATGAAACATGGAGCGTATGACTATGTTACCAAACCACTTTTTCCGGAGGAGATTTTATTAACGATCAAAAAAGCACTTAGTTCAAATACGGAAAATGCTTCAACTGCTATTGGGCTTAAGAACGATGAGCATGTGGGTAAACAAAAAAACAAGAATGGAAAATATATCTTCAGTACCTCCGGTGTTTTTGGTGATATATTGAAACAGATTAAGCTTGTGGCTCCTACAAATTACAGTGTGATCATTTATGGCGAAAGCGGTAGTGGTAAAGAATCTGTAGCTCAACATATACATGAACAGAGCAAGCGAAGCAACAGGCCATTTATAGCAATTGATTGTGGCGCTATATCAAAAGAGTTAGCCGCCAGTGAACTATTCGGGCATGAAAAAGGTGCTTTCACCGGGGCACTAAATCAGAAGATCGGTAGTTTGGAATTAGCCAATGGTGGTACAGTTTTTTTAGATGAAGTATCAAATCTTTCTTATGACGTGCAAGTGTCGCTGCTGAGAGTAGTACAAGAACGAAAAATGAGAAGGATAGGAGGAAATAATGAAATAGAACTTGATATACGAATAATAGTGGCCAGCAATGAAATGTTGTACGATGCTACTCAAAAGGGGAAGTTCAGAGAGGATCTGTATCATCGTTTCAACGAATTTAGTATCATGGTGCCGCCTCTTCGTAAAAGGGAAAAAGATATCATGGTGTTTGCTGATTTTTTCTTACAAAATGCAAATGCTGAGTTGGGGAAAAATATAACAGGTTTTGCGGAAGCAGTAGAAGAGTTATTTAAAACATACCATTGGCCTGGCAATTTAAGGGAAATGAAAAATGTAATAAAAAGAGCAGCATTACTTACTGAAACAGATATAATTGCACTGCCATCGCTTCCGTTCGAATTGGTGAATCACAGTAAATTATTATTTGATGAGGGAGGCCCTTTAAATAATCACAATGGAGGAGAAAGCAACACTAACCGAACAAACGATCAGAAAAGATCGCAGGAGGTAAATGGGCAATCGTTAAAATCGGTAAGTATTGATGCTGAATACGAGACTATATTGATGGCATTAAAGCAGGCGAATTATAATAAGAGTAAGGCGGCTAAAATTTTGAATATAGATCGTAAAACATTGTACAATAAAATGAGACAGTATAAAGAATTCAATGAAGAGTAA
- a CDS encoding response regulator, producing MVKALIIDDEIDICYLLSSILRTKNLQVSYVNSISEATISLEKQQPEIIFLDNHLPDGLGIDFIKQLKLSYPSTKVVMITAFDNYSDRTKAFNNGVDTFISKPFTKNLIYQTVDNLTKA from the coding sequence ATGGTGAAGGCTTTAATAATTGACGATGAAATTGATATTTGCTATTTGCTTAGCAGTATTTTAAGGACAAAGAACCTTCAGGTAAGCTATGTCAATTCTATATCTGAAGCCACCATATCACTGGAAAAGCAACAGCCTGAGATAATTTTTTTGGATAATCATCTGCCTGATGGTTTAGGGATAGATTTTATTAAACAATTGAAACTGAGTTATCCAAGTACAAAAGTTGTAATGATAACAGCTTTTGATAATTATTCAGACAGGACCAAAGCGTTCAACAATGGGGTAGATACTTTTATCTCCAAGCCTTTTACAAAAAACCTTATTTACCAAACGGTAGATAATCTTACAAAAGCATAA
- a CDS encoding lmo0937 family membrane protein, which yields MGNLLYLVAVILVIAWAIGFLGYHAGGLIHILLVIAVISILLKIIRRA from the coding sequence ATGGGAAATTTATTGTATCTCGTTGCTGTAATATTGGTAATTGCCTGGGCCATTGGTTTTTTAGGTTATCATGCCGGAGGCCTTATTCACATTCTTTTGGTTATTGCTGTTATTTCAATTCTGTTAAAAATAATCAGAAGGGCCTAG
- a CDS encoding AI-2E family transporter, whose amino-acid sequence MLKQISGFPLYAKACFTLLLIALVGWIIFIGAGIIIPFSFSLLIAVLLLPINDFLEKRKVNRVIAILISLLLSVFLLTAIVYFLASQILDFTKDIPGIKIQLQHHVASVQKWLTIHFKVTKVEQVFLVNNAADNIKNSGFIGETVLSATQILPIIVLLPVYTFLLLYYRDMIYSFFIKIFSNDHTDKVKEVLKESRYIVQGYMLGLILEMAIVSAINSAGFLILGIKYAFFLGFLAALLNIIPYIGMLIAAVLCAVITLATSNQITDVIGVMVILTVVQFIDNNIIMPKVVSSKVKINALITILGVIAGGALAGISGMFLSIPSIAILKVIFDRVQGLEPWGYLLGDEITGTKQSRIFRKKKPEMKVV is encoded by the coding sequence ATGTTAAAACAAATATCTGGTTTTCCTTTGTATGCAAAAGCTTGTTTTACCTTGCTATTGATTGCATTAGTTGGATGGATAATATTTATTGGAGCCGGCATAATTATACCCTTTTCTTTCTCCTTATTGATAGCTGTGTTGCTACTGCCAATTAATGATTTTCTGGAGAAAAGAAAAGTGAATAGAGTAATTGCAATTCTTATTTCCTTATTGTTAAGTGTTTTTTTATTAACAGCTATCGTTTATTTTTTGGCAAGTCAGATATTGGATTTTACCAAAGATATTCCCGGCATAAAGATTCAGTTGCAGCATCATGTAGCTTCTGTGCAAAAATGGCTGACGATTCATTTTAAAGTGACTAAGGTAGAGCAGGTGTTTCTGGTGAATAATGCGGCAGACAATATTAAAAATTCCGGATTTATCGGGGAAACAGTATTATCGGCAACTCAGATATTACCTATAATCGTTTTGTTGCCTGTTTACACTTTTTTATTGCTATACTATAGGGATATGATCTATTCTTTTTTTATTAAGATATTCAGTAATGATCATACCGATAAAGTAAAAGAAGTATTGAAAGAATCCAGGTACATAGTACAAGGATATATGCTGGGGCTAATATTGGAAATGGCTATTGTCTCTGCTATCAATTCAGCCGGCTTTCTTATTTTGGGAATCAAGTATGCATTTTTTCTGGGGTTTCTTGCAGCATTGCTGAATATCATACCGTACATCGGAATGCTGATCGCCGCTGTATTATGTGCGGTAATAACTTTAGCTACTTCCAATCAGATAACAGATGTGATTGGCGTAATGGTAATTTTAACAGTGGTTCAATTTATTGACAATAATATTATCATGCCCAAAGTAGTAAGTTCTAAAGTAAAAATAAATGCATTGATCACTATACTTGGTGTAATTGCAGGAGGTGCACTGGCCGGTATTTCCGGCATGTTCCTGTCTATTCCTTCCATAGCAATTCTGAAAGTGATATTTGATAGAGTGCAAGGATTAGAGCCTTGGGGTTATTTACTCGGCGACGAAATTACCGGTACAAAACAGAGCCGCATCTTTAGAAAAAAGAAACCGGAAATGAAAGTGGTATAA
- a CDS encoding CHASE3 domain-containing protein, whose product MKNIFVRFKTDYRLITGYIIAFILLLISYLVTLYSNKELIKQTELVSHTHKVISDLENLLSAVKDGETGLRGFLNSKDSVFLDPFYRSLLVTNSMFTTVKDETSDDEIQQQQLIKLKMLIEKKYDNIKSTISRFLSHNYTIDEVLVENTYTGKASMDSIRKLVSDMQEHENKLLEVRSNKVDSRYTALNTIVITSLVLAFIFAGFGAITFVKENEARQQADKKVTAYQQELKRRIEELDKANKELIEMRREEKFASTGRIARNIAHEVRNPLTNIDLAVSQIKEEMNKDNEDADFLFDMVTRNSSRINQLITELLNATRFTDLNFNNASINQLLDEALELAKDRIELNNIKVEKNYSPDICDVSVDPEKIKTAFLNIIINAIEAMKENGEKILTLHTKGENNECIVEIADNGIGMDDAALSKLFEAYYTTKPKGNGLGLTNTHNIILNHKGNIDVESSPGNGTKFILSFNFAT is encoded by the coding sequence ATGAAAAATATTTTCGTACGGTTTAAAACCGACTACAGACTTATTACAGGATATATCATTGCATTTATCCTGTTGTTGATAAGTTATTTGGTAACCTTATATTCAAACAAAGAATTAATTAAACAAACAGAACTTGTAAGCCATACACATAAAGTGATCAGTGATCTGGAAAATTTATTGTCAGCTGTAAAAGATGGAGAAACAGGACTAAGAGGTTTCCTGAATTCTAAAGACAGTGTTTTTTTAGACCCTTTTTACAGAAGCCTTCTGGTGACAAACTCTATGTTTACAACCGTTAAGGATGAAACCAGTGATGATGAAATTCAGCAACAGCAATTAATAAAACTAAAAATGTTGATTGAAAAAAAATACGATAATATCAAATCAACGATCAGCCGCTTCCTCTCTCACAACTATACTATTGATGAAGTATTGGTAGAAAATACCTACACCGGAAAAGCATCGATGGACAGTATCAGAAAGTTGGTGAGTGATATGCAGGAACACGAAAACAAATTACTTGAAGTAAGGTCTAATAAAGTTGACAGCAGGTATACCGCACTCAATACCATTGTAATAACCTCTCTTGTCCTTGCTTTTATTTTTGCAGGATTTGGTGCGATTACATTTGTAAAGGAAAATGAAGCCAGGCAACAGGCAGACAAAAAAGTAACTGCTTATCAGCAAGAACTTAAGCGAAGAATAGAAGAGTTAGACAAAGCCAACAAAGAGTTAATTGAAATGCGTAGAGAAGAAAAATTTGCATCTACAGGCAGGATTGCACGAAATATTGCTCATGAAGTACGCAACCCTCTTACTAACATTGACCTGGCAGTATCGCAGATAAAAGAAGAGATGAATAAGGATAATGAAGATGCTGATTTTTTATTTGACATGGTTACAAGAAACAGCAGTCGTATCAACCAGCTCATCACTGAATTATTGAATGCAACTCGTTTTACTGATCTTAATTTCAATAATGCTTCCATTAATCAATTGCTCGACGAAGCTCTTGAACTTGCAAAAGATAGAATAGAATTGAATAACATTAAAGTGGAAAAGAATTACAGCCCGGATATATGCGATGTATCTGTTGATCCTGAAAAAATTAAAACTGCTTTTTTGAACATTATCATTAATGCGATTGAAGCAATGAAAGAGAACGGAGAAAAAATACTGACTTTACATACAAAGGGAGAGAACAATGAATGCATTGTAGAGATTGCAGACAATGGCATTGGTATGGATGATGCAGCGTTAAGTAAATTATTTGAAGCGTATTATACTACAAAGCCTAAAGGAAACGGATTGGGATTGACCAATACCCACAATATCATCCTTAACCACAAGGGTAATATAGATGTAGAAAGCTCTCCGGGAAATGGAACTAAATTTATCTTGTCATTTAATTTTGCAACATAA
- a CDS encoding Dps family protein, whose product MKPDIGIKEKNLDAITAILSNVLADAMVLYSKTRKFHWNVKGESFMELHKLFEDQYKQLEEGIDEIAERANKLGAAVIGTLIEFLEYASLKEAPGKYPSKNEMLKELLNDHETVIKTLRKNIDDCSEKYKDAGTADFLTGLMEKHETIAWTLRRYFN is encoded by the coding sequence ATGAAACCCGATATAGGTATTAAAGAAAAGAACCTGGATGCAATAACTGCTATCCTTAGTAATGTGCTGGCAGATGCAATGGTGTTATACAGTAAAACAAGAAAATTTCATTGGAATGTGAAAGGAGAAAGTTTTATGGAATTGCATAAGCTCTTTGAGGACCAATACAAACAATTGGAAGAAGGTATAGATGAAATAGCAGAAAGAGCTAACAAATTGGGCGCTGCTGTGATCGGCACATTAATAGAATTTTTGGAATATGCTTCATTAAAAGAGGCACCAGGTAAATACCCCAGCAAGAATGAAATGTTAAAAGAATTACTTAACGATCATGAAACAGTGATCAAAACATTGAGAAAAAATATTGATGATTGTAGCGAAAAGTACAAAGATGCCGGTACGGCAGATTTTTTAACAGGGTTAATGGAAAAGCATGAGACCATAGCCTGGACTTTACGCAGATATTTTAATTAA
- a CDS encoding YtxH domain-containing protein, whose product MSTGKLITGIAAGLAAGAILGILFAPDKGCETRKKIAQKGTDLKDSIKSKFSALVDEVADEYENVKDKAGDLVDAGKQKVTSLKADARESLS is encoded by the coding sequence ATGAGTACAGGAAAGCTTATTACAGGTATTGCTGCAGGATTAGCAGCAGGAGCTATTTTAGGGATCTTATTTGCGCCAGACAAAGGTTGTGAAACAAGAAAAAAAATTGCTCAAAAGGGAACAGATCTGAAAGATAGTATTAAATCAAAATTTAGTGCTTTGGTTGATGAAGTTGCCGATGAGTATGAAAATGTAAAAGATAAAGCAGGAGATCTGGTTGATGCAGGGAAGCAAAAAGTGACTTCACTAAAAGCAGATGCAAGAGAATCTCTTTCGTAA
- a CDS encoding phage holin family protein → MTNQTNAFEDLFSKTTDYLETKGELLQLKVVDKTADMASSLVSGLVIGVVCCLAVIMLSIGMAIWVGRMLGEEYLGFFIIAGLYLIASLVLYIGRKNLLKSPVGNLVVKKLLN, encoded by the coding sequence ATGACCAATCAAACAAATGCGTTTGAGGATTTGTTTAGCAAAACCACTGACTATTTGGAAACAAAGGGAGAGTTGCTTCAATTGAAAGTAGTAGATAAAACTGCTGATATGGCATCATCGCTTGTTTCCGGATTGGTCATTGGTGTTGTTTGCTGTCTTGCAGTAATAATGTTAAGTATAGGAATGGCTATCTGGGTGGGCAGAATGTTGGGAGAAGAATACCTGGGCTTTTTTATAATAGCCGGGCTTTATCTTATAGCTTCATTAGTACTGTATATAGGCAGAAAAAATTTACTGAAATCACCTGTAGGAAATCTGGTCGTTAAAAAATTACTTAATTAA
- a CDS encoding AMP-dependent synthetase/ligase — translation MNENFRIFDFMQYQADNFPKEDMLAAKENGEWRTYSTSVVKQIVDQLSAGLLKLGISGNDMTVDTQDKIAIISKNRPEWIFLDLACQQIGACLCPIYPTTNVKELEFIFNDASVRLVFLSGDDILSKVTDVRVNTPSVENIFSFDEMHGAEYWKNLLVMDTVAVQEIKSTIKPEHCATIIYTSGTTGTPKGVMLSHRNIVTNVINSRKTFPFENNPNGKALSFLPLNHIFERMVSYIYITSGISIYYAESLDTIAENLKEVKPTLFTTVPRLLEKVYEKIMAKGAELTGIKRTLFDWSVNLGNEYELTGKSIWYKLKLAIANKIIFSKWREGLGNNVEFIVTGGAACQVRLIRIFTAAKIPIFEGYGPTENSPVISVNCRKPNGTKFGTVGLVIEGQEVKLMDDGEICVKGPSVMMGYYKRPDLTAETLIDGWLHTGDIGVFEDGKYLKITDRKKELFKTTGGKYVAPQPIENKMKESPFIEQIMIVGADQKFVGALIIPSYPTLKEWLRHKGINFTTNEDIIQHPKVLELYRDLVDSFNKFFNHVEQVKKFELLANEWTIDSGELTPTLKLKRKVIMEKYKDAVNRIYN, via the coding sequence ATGAACGAAAACTTCAGAATATTTGATTTCATGCAATACCAGGCAGATAATTTCCCAAAGGAAGATATGCTTGCAGCTAAAGAGAATGGAGAGTGGCGTACTTATAGTACCAGCGTGGTTAAGCAAATCGTTGATCAGTTGAGTGCAGGTCTCTTAAAATTAGGTATTAGTGGAAATGATATGACAGTTGATACACAGGATAAGATTGCCATCATAAGCAAGAATAGACCAGAATGGATATTTTTAGATCTGGCTTGTCAGCAAATAGGAGCCTGTCTTTGTCCTATTTATCCAACTACCAATGTAAAAGAATTAGAATTTATTTTTAATGATGCTTCTGTCAGACTTGTATTTCTTAGTGGAGATGACATTTTATCTAAAGTGACAGATGTAAGGGTAAATACACCCAGTGTAGAAAATATTTTCAGTTTTGATGAAATGCATGGAGCCGAGTATTGGAAAAATTTATTAGTAATGGATACCGTGGCCGTTCAGGAAATAAAATCTACCATCAAGCCTGAGCATTGTGCTACGATCATCTATACATCAGGCACAACAGGTACGCCTAAAGGCGTAATGCTTAGTCATAGAAATATTGTAACCAATGTGATCAATTCCAGAAAAACCTTTCCTTTTGAAAATAATCCCAATGGAAAAGCATTAAGCTTTTTACCGCTCAATCATATTTTTGAAAGAATGGTATCATACATATACATTACCAGCGGTATTTCTATTTATTATGCCGAAAGTTTAGATACGATCGCCGAAAACCTGAAAGAAGTAAAACCAACCTTATTTACAACCGTACCCAGATTATTAGAAAAAGTGTACGAAAAAATAATGGCGAAAGGAGCCGAATTAACAGGTATTAAAAGAACATTGTTTGATTGGTCTGTCAATTTAGGAAACGAATATGAATTAACCGGAAAAAGCATTTGGTACAAATTGAAATTAGCCATCGCCAATAAAATAATTTTCAGCAAATGGAGAGAAGGCCTTGGAAATAATGTTGAATTCATTGTTACGGGTGGAGCAGCCTGCCAGGTACGATTGATAAGGATTTTTACTGCTGCTAAAATTCCCATATTTGAAGGTTATGGCCCCACAGAGAACAGTCCGGTGATAAGTGTTAACTGCCGCAAACCAAACGGCACAAAATTCGGTACAGTTGGTTTGGTAATTGAAGGACAAGAAGTAAAGCTAATGGATGATGGAGAAATTTGTGTTAAAGGTCCCAGCGTAATGATGGGATATTATAAACGTCCTGATCTGACAGCAGAAACTTTAATTGACGGATGGCTCCATACAGGAGACATTGGTGTTTTTGAAGATGGCAAATATTTAAAAATAACGGATCGTAAAAAAGAACTGTTCAAAACAACGGGTGGTAAGTATGTGGCGCCTCAACCGATAGAAAATAAAATGAAAGAATCGCCTTTTATAGAACAAATAATGATCGTTGGTGCAGATCAGAAATTTGTAGGAGCATTGATCATTCCATCCTATCCTACTTTAAAAGAATGGTTACGACACAAAGGAATAAATTTTACTACTAATGAAGATATAATACAACACCCTAAGGTATTGGAACTATACAGAGACTTGGTAGACAGTTTCAATAAATTTTTTAATCATGTAGAGCAGGTCAAAAAATTTGAGCTATTGGCCAACGAATGGACAATTGACAGCGGTGAACTTACCCCAACGCTTAAGCTTAAACGAAAAGTGATCATGGAGAAATATAAAGATGCAGTGAATAGAATATACAACTAG
- a CDS encoding YceI family protein, with protein sequence MKKIILSVATLAFLAACNNTPNADKAEAGDKQAAANAEGTAFTIDSNTTVSWTGTKAVGAHKGTFTLKEGSLSVKDDVIVAGSFLIDITSLVDKDFGTDTVSKAKLEGHLKSPDFFDIAKYPTAKFEITGVEPFKVDSASSKNVVLKDANYTIKGNFTLKDSTKNISFPAKITIVDNKLNAVADFNIDRTQWGLNYKGPNNPQDWFIRKEVNLKLNITATKK encoded by the coding sequence ATGAAAAAAATTATTTTATCAGTAGCCACATTAGCTTTCCTGGCTGCATGTAACAACACACCAAACGCAGACAAAGCTGAAGCAGGAGACAAACAAGCTGCAGCAAATGCAGAAGGTACAGCATTTACTATTGACAGCAATACAACTGTATCATGGACAGGAACGAAAGCAGTAGGTGCTCACAAAGGTACATTCACCCTGAAAGAAGGTTCATTATCAGTTAAAGATGATGTAATTGTTGCCGGTAGCTTTTTGATCGATATCACTTCTCTTGTTGACAAAGACTTTGGAACAGATACTGTCAGTAAAGCAAAATTAGAAGGCCACTTAAAAAGCCCTGATTTTTTCGATATCGCAAAATACCCTACCGCCAAGTTTGAAATTACAGGTGTTGAACCTTTTAAAGTTGACAGTGCATCATCAAAAAATGTAGTATTGAAAGATGCCAACTATACCATTAAAGGAAACTTTACTTTAAAAGACAGTACAAAAAATATTTCTTTCCCGGCTAAAATAACTATTGTTGATAATAAACTAAACGCAGTAGCAGATTTTAATATCGACAGAACACAGTGGGGATTAAATTACAAAGGGCCAAACAATCCGCAAGACTGGTTCATCCGCAAAGAGGTAAATCTTAAATTGAATATTACAGCTACTAAAAAATAG
- a CDS encoding tetratricopeptide repeat protein yields MKKLTRFICVIILPLFTQVSMAQDAKDLQTNAKNFMLQGDNANAILILNRAAQLEPNNVEIMKDLALNYYIQNDYNKALEKIKPALDMDAVDDQCFQIAGTIYRALDQTKECEKIYRKGINKFPESGALHNELGELLWDKYDEDAIKEWEKGIEVDPDFSKNYFNACKYYSVTNNKVWCALYGEIFLNIEPLSNKSPEIKTILLDIYKKMFADVDLNKGNKEKNKFAISFIESMNNQTNVAALGINPESLTMIRTRFILDWYQNKAEKYPFKLFDLQQQLIKEGMFDAYNQWIFGPAQNLAAYQSWTNNHNTEYNEFTRFQKGRIFKIPSGQYYR; encoded by the coding sequence ATGAAAAAACTTACCCGGTTCATTTGTGTAATTATATTGCCTCTTTTTACGCAAGTTTCTATGGCACAGGATGCCAAAGATCTGCAGACAAATGCAAAAAACTTCATGCTGCAAGGCGACAATGCTAATGCCATTTTAATCCTTAATCGTGCTGCTCAGCTTGAACCAAACAATGTTGAGATCATGAAAGACTTGGCACTGAATTACTATATACAGAATGACTACAACAAAGCCTTAGAAAAAATCAAACCTGCACTTGATATGGATGCAGTTGATGACCAATGTTTTCAGATAGCAGGCACTATCTACCGGGCGCTTGATCAAACTAAAGAATGTGAAAAAATATACCGCAAAGGAATTAATAAATTTCCTGAAAGCGGAGCTTTACACAATGAATTAGGCGAACTTTTATGGGATAAATATGATGAAGACGCTATAAAAGAATGGGAAAAAGGAATTGAAGTTGATCCGGATTTTTCAAAAAATTATTTTAACGCTTGCAAATATTATTCTGTCACCAATAACAAAGTATGGTGTGCCCTGTATGGTGAAATTTTCCTGAACATAGAACCATTGAGTAATAAAAGCCCTGAAATAAAAACGATCTTACTGGATATATATAAAAAAATGTTTGCGGATGTAGATCTGAACAAAGGCAACAAAGAGAAAAATAAATTTGCCATCTCTTTCATTGAATCCATGAACAATCAGACAAATGTGGCCGCATTAGGTATTAATCCCGAATCGCTTACAATGATAAGAACCCGTTTTATTTTAGATTGGTATCAGAATAAAGCAGAGAAATATCCATTCAAATTATTTGACCTTCAGCAGCAATTGATCAAGGAAGGCATGTTTGATGCTTACAATCAATGGATATTTGGCCCGGCCCAAAACCTGGCTGCTTATCAATCATGGACCAATAACCACAATACAGAATATAACGAATTCACTCGTTTTCAAAAAGGACGAATTTTCAAGATCCCTTCAGGACAATATTACCGGTAA